From Etheostoma cragini isolate CJK2018 chromosome 14, CSU_Ecrag_1.0, whole genome shotgun sequence, the proteins below share one genomic window:
- the LOC117956830 gene encoding myosin-16, producing MAVLSAEVLCWHARIEELEEELEAERAIRVKVEKQRADLSRELEDLTDRLEEAGGVTASQTEVNKKREAELQRLRRDLEDTSVQSEALASSLRKRHSDAMAELSERCEALQRSRAKLEKDKQNLRMEVDELAASLDSLQKAKMASESQMKKLEEQLSETNKRAEDLQRAQAELTMARNRLSADNADLSLQMEEAESRASELSRSKTLLTSQLEEVKKQLDEEVKCKQAVNSSLSSVQQECEALREQLEEEQESKHELQRLVSKLNSEVTHWRSKHEADNIQHADELEDTRKKLATRLQEAEEAVEATQAKCSTLEKSKQRLQVEVEELCMDLDKAGSCAQALDKKQRVLEKYLVDWKHKCEELVAEVEICQKEGRQHANELSKVRTAHEESLEHLEALRRDNKAFQEEVADLTEQLSDGGKSVHELQKAKKKIEMEKEELQGSLEESEAALEVEETKVLRLQLEVSQARGELERRLQEKEEEMEATRKSHQRALETMQASLDVEIKGKIEGLKLKKKLEAATSELELQVEMLTKNNTELSKSSKKMQQQIKELQAQLEEEIRSHEESKEDQRAVERRCMLLISQGEETLAALESAERARRVSETKLQEANEKHSQLNNQFQSAVSGRRKLEGDLQTLQQEHEELHGDLRASTDKSKKASSELERVGEELRLEQERTVQLERVKKGLEAQVRDMSSRLDQAEQMALKGGKKIIQKLEGKVKELELELDSEQKRHTETVKTLRKNERRLKELLFESEEEQKNQQRMQELVERLQNKMRAYKRQVEEAEEQATVNLTKYRKMVHELDEAEERVDIAESALTKIRTKRRGSLGQGYSSGYSTPYPGLVRSPSSVGSEGRGEKILNDEESLSSLIPAYLNSLQKLMVD from the exons GCTCGCAttgaggagctggaggaggagctggaagCAGAGCGGGCCATCAGAGTCAAG GTGGAGAAGCAGAGAGCAGATCTGAGCAGAGAGCTGGAGGATCTCACGGACCGGCTGGAGGAAGCAGGAGGCGTCACCGCCTCACAG ACGGAGGTGAACAAGAAGCGAGAGGCTGAGCTGCAGCGCCTGAGGCGAGACCTGGAGGACACCTCTGTCCAGTCAGAAGCACTGGCTTCGTCTCTGAGGAAACGGCACAGTGATGCCATGGCAGAGCTGAGCGAGCGTTGTGAGGCTCTGCAGCGGAGCCGGGCCAAACTGGAGAAGGACAAGCAGAACCTGAGGATGGAGGTGGACGAGCTGGCTGCTTCTCTGGACAGTCTGCAGAAAGCCAAG ATGGCCTCAGAAAGCCAGATGAAGAAGCTGGAGGAACAGCTGTCAGAGACCAACAAAAGAGCTGAGGACCTGCAGAGGGCCCAGGCCGAGCTCACCATGGCCAGGAACAGACTCTCAG CTGATAACGCAGACTTGAGTCTACAGATGGAAGAGGCAGAGAGCAGAGCCAGCGAGCTGAGCCGCTCCAAGACTCTGCTCACATCGCAGCTGGAAGAAGTCAAGAAACAACTGGATGAGGAggtcaag TGTAAGCAGGCGGTCAACAGCAGTCTGAGCTCGGTGCAGCAGGAATGCGAGGCTCTAAGGGAGCAGCtggaagaggagcaggagagcAAGCACGAGCTGCAGCGGCTCGTCTCCAAACTCAACAGCGAGGTGACACACTGGAGGAGCAAACACGAGGCGGACAACATCCAGCACGCCGACGAGCTGGAGGACACCAG GAAGAAGCTGGCCACCAGGCTTCAGGAGGCCGAGGAGGCTGTGGAGGCCACCCAGGCCAAATGTTCCACTCtggagaaaagcaaacaaaggCTGCAGGTAGAGGTGGAGGAACTCTGCATGGACCTGGACAAG GCTGGGAGCTGTGCTCAGGCTCTGGATAAGAAGCAGCGTGTCCTGGAGAAGTACCTCGTAGACTGGAAGCACAAGTGTGAAGAGCTGGTGGCGGAGGTGGAAATCTGCCAGAAGGAAGGCAGGCAACACGCAAACGAGCTCTCCAAAGTCAGGACGGCCCATGAAGAGTCTCTGGAGCACCTGGAGGCCCTGCGTAGGGACAACAAGGCCTTTCAAG aggaggtagcggACCTCACAGAGCAGCTCTCAGACGGAGGAAAAAGTGTCCATGAGCTTCAGAAGGCAAAGAAGAAGATtgagatggagaaagaagagCTACAGGGCTCACTGGAAGAATCAGAGGCAGCTTTGGAG GTCGAGGAGACCAAGGTGCTGAGGCTGCAGCTGGAGGTGTCTCAGGCTAGAGGGGAGCTGGAGCGCAGACttcaggagaaggaggaagagatggaAGCTACTAG AAAAAGCCACCAGAGGGCACTGGAGACCATGCAGGCCAGTCTGGACGTTGAGATCAAAGGCAAAATAGAAGGGctgaagctgaagaagaagctggaggcgGCCACCAGCGAGCTGGAGCTGCAGGTGGAGATGCTCACCAAGAACAACACTGAGCTAAGCAAGAGCAGCAAGAAGATGCAGCAGCAGATTAAG GAGCTGCAGgcccagctggaggaggagatcCGGAGCCACGAGGAATCCAAAGAGGACCAGAGGGCCGTGGAACGCCGCTGCATGCTGTTGATCAGCCAGGGCGAGGAGACCCTCGCAGCCCTGGAGAGCGCCGAGCGGGCCCGACGGGTCAGTGAGACGAAGCTGCAGGAGGCCAACGAAAAGCATAGCCAACTTAACAACCAG TTCCAGTCGGCTGTGAGTGGGAGGAGGAAGCTGGAGGGGGATCTCCAGACTCTGCAGCAGGAGCACGAGGAACTGCACGGAGACCTGAGAGCATCCACAGACAAGTCCAAGAAGGCCAGCTCTGAG TTGGAGCGAGTAGGGGAGGAGCTGCGTCTAGAGCAGGAGCGCACGGTCCAGCTGGAGAGAGTGAAGAAAGGCCTGGAGGCTCAGGTCAGAGACATGAGCAGCAGGCTGGACCAGGCCGAGCAGATGGCTCTGAAAGGAGGCAAGAAGATCATCCAGAAGTTAGAGGGAAAG gtgaAGGAGTTGGAGCTGGAGTTGGACTCAGAGCAGAAGCGGCACACTGAGACGGTGAAGACTCTGAGGAAGAACGAGCGTCGGCTGAAGGAGCTGCTGTTTGAGTCCGAGGAGGAGCAGAAGAACCAGCAGAGGATGCAGGAGCTGGTGGAGAGGCTGCAGAACAAGATGAGGGCCTACAAGAGACAAGTGGAGGAGGCA GAGGAACAAGCTACCGTGAACCTGACAAAGTACAGGAAGATGGTCCATGAACTGGACGAGGCTGAGGAAAGAGTGGACATTGCTGAGTCAGCACTAACCAAGATCAGGACCAAGAGGAGGGGCAGCTTGGGACAGGGCTACTCCTCT ggTTACAGTACCCCATACCCTGGCCTGGTCCGCTCTCCCAGCTCCGTGGGGTCAGAGGGCAGAGGGGAGAAGATCCTCAACGATGAGGAGTCCCTCAGCTCCCTCATCCCAGCGTATCTCAACTCGCTCCAGAAGCTGATGGTAGATTAG